One genomic segment of Actinoplanes ianthinogenes includes these proteins:
- a CDS encoding HAD family hydrolase, protein MTRALASWRDGDARRAVLDFVRSVAAEVPVEERVAVFDNDGTLWCEKPIPIQLDFILRRLTRMAETDPALRDRQPWQAAYEQDHAWLAAVLAEHYAGNDRNVRLLAAGILAAYDGITVEDFEEQSERFLRKTRHPTLDREYLRCAYAPMIELLDHLAGNGFTSYIVSGGGRDFVRPISQEVYGIPRERVIGSTVAIEYRPDERGGTIVRRAEADYLDDGPEKPVRIWSRTGRRPLLAAGNSNGDIAMLGFAQHPDRPSLRLLLKHDDAEREFDYVAGAELALTEAGRQGWTIVSMRDDWATVF, encoded by the coding sequence GTGACGAGAGCGCTGGCGAGTTGGCGGGACGGGGACGCGAGACGAGCCGTCCTGGACTTCGTCCGGAGCGTGGCGGCCGAGGTGCCGGTCGAGGAGCGGGTGGCGGTCTTCGACAACGACGGGACCCTGTGGTGCGAGAAACCGATCCCGATCCAGCTGGACTTCATCCTGCGGCGGCTGACCCGGATGGCCGAGACCGACCCGGCGCTGCGTGACCGCCAGCCGTGGCAGGCCGCGTACGAGCAGGACCACGCCTGGCTCGCCGCCGTGCTGGCCGAGCACTACGCCGGCAACGACCGCAACGTCCGGTTGCTCGCCGCCGGCATCCTCGCGGCCTACGACGGGATCACCGTCGAGGATTTCGAGGAGCAGTCCGAGCGTTTCCTGCGCAAGACCAGGCATCCGACGCTCGACCGCGAGTACCTGCGGTGTGCCTACGCGCCGATGATCGAGCTGCTCGACCACCTCGCCGGCAACGGATTCACCAGCTACATCGTCTCCGGGGGCGGCCGTGACTTCGTGCGTCCGATCAGCCAGGAGGTGTACGGCATCCCGCGCGAGCGGGTGATCGGCAGCACGGTCGCCATCGAGTACCGGCCCGACGAGCGGGGCGGGACGATCGTGCGCCGTGCCGAAGCCGATTACCTCGACGACGGCCCGGAGAAGCCGGTCCGGATCTGGAGCCGCACCGGACGCCGCCCGCTGCTCGCCGCGGGCAACTCCAACGGCGACATCGCCATGCTCGGCTTCGCCCAGCACCCGGACCGGCCCAGCCTGCGTCTCCTGCTCAAGCACGACGACGCCGAGCGGGAGTTCGACTACGTCGCCGGTGCCGAGCTGGCGCTGACCGAGGCGGGGCGGCAGGGCTGGACGATCGTCAGCATGCGCGACGACTGGGCGACCGTGTTCTGA